Proteins found in one Nitrospiria bacterium genomic segment:
- a CDS encoding c-type cytochrome, with product MKRLIVIPILVIISLGAAPVFSIVGVENDPCKVLVPTELISQLKAMKSPFPSNPNFIAEGKAVYEGKGTCFTCHGLDGKGNGDAAKALDPAPRNMTNPKFHDCKTDGEIFWVIKFGILGAGKIPLTNLHAPPEGALITDKEAWMLTRYVRW from the coding sequence ATGAAGAGGTTGATCGTTATACCAATACTGGTCATAATCAGCCTCGGCGCGGCACCCGTGTTTTCAATAGTTGGGGTTGAGAATGATCCATGTAAGGTGCTTGTTCCCACTGAACTTATTTCTCAATTGAAGGCCATGAAGAGCCCGTTTCCATCCAATCCGAACTTCATTGCAGAAGGAAAAGCTGTCTATGAGGGCAAGGGAACATGTTTTACCTGCCATGGTTTGGACGGCAAAGGCAATGGGGATGCTGCAAAGGCTCTGGATCCAGCCCCTCGAAACATGACGAATCCAAAATTTCATGATTGCAAAACAGATGGAGAAATATTCTGGGTTATCAAGTTCGGAATCCTAGGGGCTGGCAAAATCCCATTGACAAACTTACATGCTCCACCTGAAGGAGCTCTTATTACTGATAAGGAGGCGTGGATGCTCAC